Proteins encoded within one genomic window of Brassica rapa cultivar Chiifu-401-42 chromosome A09, CAAS_Brap_v3.01, whole genome shotgun sequence:
- the LOC103836980 gene encoding B2 protein, which yields MESFWQLGDELRGQSRASEDHKWSTVATKLAEQTRMKGERTNNLDLSKSYSEFRPTDKFSFQENNNLNFNMDLMQGNVYNNMNGFKSGGNMKVNKYSGNVVANKEMSNDSVVDKRFKTLPASETLPRNEVLGGYIFVCNNDTMQDDLKRHLFGLPPRYRDSVRAITPGLPLFLYNYTTHQLHGIFEATTFGGTNIDATAWEDKKCKGESRFPAQVRIRVRKICKALEEDSFRPVLHHYDGPKFRLELTVPETLDLLDLCEQAGSP from the exons ATGGAGAGCTTCTGGCAACTGGGTGATGAGCTCCGAGGTCAGTCAAGAGCATCAGAGGATCACAAGTGGTCCACTGTTGCTACAAAGTTAGCTGAGCAGACTAGGATGAAAGGGGAGAGGACGAACAACCTTGATCTCTCCAAAAGCTACTCTGAGTTCAGGCCTACCGACAAGTTTAGTTTCCAGGAGAACAACAACCTCAACTTCAACATGGATCTGATGCAGGGCAATGTTTACAACAACATGAATGGATTTAAAAGTGGAGGCAACATGAAAGTTAACAAGTACAGTGGCAATGTTGTTGCTAACAAAGAGATGAGCAATGATAGTGTTGTTGACAAGAGGTTTAAAACGCTGCCTGCATCAGAGACGCTTCCGAGGAATGAAGTTCTTGGCGGGTACATCTTTGTTTGCAACAATGATACTATGCAGGACGACTTGAAACGTCACCTATTTG GTTTACCTCCGAGATACAGAGACTCTGTCCGGGCAATAACACCTGGGCTGCCTCTGTTTCTTTACAATTACACCACTCACCAGTTACATGGTATCTTTGAG GCAACAACTTTTGGAGGTACTAACATTGATGCCACTGCTTGGGAGGACAAAAAGTGCAAAGGAGAGTCTAGATTTCCAGCTCAG GTAAGGATCAGAGTGAGGAAAATATGCAAAGCCTTGGAAGAGGATTCCTTCAGGCCTGTTCTTCACCATTATGATGGTCCAAAGTTCCGCCTTGAGCTCACTGTTCCCGAG ACATTGGATCTTCTAGATCTCTGTGAACAAGCTGGCTCTCCATAA
- the LOC103836979 gene encoding transcription and mRNA export factor ENY2 produces MKHSVNRPPTPDEDVRDSPERDELTLGEIINIKLVESGEKENLMELVRDRLVESGWKDEMRIACREHVKKKGRKDVTVDELIRVITPKGRASVPDAVKEELLDRIHNFIRSAAL; encoded by the exons AT GAAACACTCGGTGAATCGTCCTCCGACGCCTGACGAAGACGTGAGGGACTCTCCCGAGAGGGACGAGCTCACGCTTGGAGAAATCATCAACATCAAG TTGGTGGAGAGTGGAGAGAAGGAGAATCTGATGGAGCTCGTGAGAGATAGATTGGTGGAGTCTGGTTGGAAAGATGAGATGAGGATTGCTTGCAG GGAGCATGTAAAGAAGAAAGGGAGAAAAGATGTTACAGTCGATGAACTAATACGAGTCATCACTCCCAAAGGCAGAG CTTCAGTACCAGATGCTGTCAAGGAAGAGCTGTTGGACAGAATCCATAACTTCATTCGGTCAGCTGCTCTTTGA
- the LOC103836978 gene encoding uncharacterized protein LOC103836978: MASLQSSGMLTKEQMVYLFDRFDYLTSQSDVKKRISDAVEDKQEAVAVTTAIQEEIFLEMGIDPGFGIGCLGKLNSAFENDKELMIGFYKFLAKEEMACEEAELGPDGFEQKMEAQRQLHEQQLEMLKYMRKFPLDDQSAILKKLQKQLENADFEPGASLLSGEQLEEAGRRRVSPVFGSR, translated from the exons ATGGCGTCGCTGCAAAGCTCAGGGATGTTGACGAAAGAGCAGATGGTTTATCTCTTTGATCGATTCGATTACTTGACCTCGCAATCTG ATGTGAAGAAAAGAATCTCCGACGCCGTTGAGGACAAACAG GAAGCTGTAGCGGTTACAACTGCAATTCAAGAAGAGATATTCTTGGAGATGGGAATTG ACCCAGGATTTGGTATTGGATGCTTGGGAAAGCTGAACTCTGCGTTTGAAAACGATAAAGAGTTGATGATTGGTTTCTATAAGTTTCTCGCTAA GGAGGAGATGGCGTGTGAAGAAGCTGAGCTTGGTCCAGATGGGTTTGAACAGAAGATGGAAGCTCAACGACAGTTACATGAACAG CAACTGGAGATGCTAAAGTATATGCGTAAGTTTCCACTTGACGACCAATCTGCAATCCTTAAAAAG CTCCAGAAGCAACTAGAGAATGCGGATTTCGAGCCTGGGGCATCCCTTTTGTCAGGAGAGCAATTGGAGGAAgctggaagaagaagagtgtcACCAGTTTTTGGAAGCAGATAA
- the LOC117128225 gene encoding putative F-box protein At3g10240, translating into MAQQPTSGSSFPSDLTLDILLRLPAKSVWRFRCVSKLWLSITTDPCFIKSFGTTRPSLLLCSIKCHNFFVTSTPQHTHHSSTRSYSSSQTFHCYPMKLPGEKCYFSNMDSVHGLICIEDADSKKPVVWNPSTNQLLHLPKPNMSSKHANVFLGYDSVEGKHKVVCLPYKKTCYVCRVFTLRSGQESWRTVKTNLKHRCIGYASGQCIKGVIYYLARNSQTYDTVIMSFGVLSEIFRMIELPSGIKQDVLISYEGRLACIDRNNNTRLWILEDADKHKWSFQDFFLPLNEWDMGVSREEHNWTATPYLDNRFKLKGCTHAGEFIYVTSRFHKSSYIVFYDPVRNSCKIIKFEGIVDGLTMHAFPNHIESLMSL; encoded by the coding sequence ATGGCGCAACAACCGACGTCAGGTTCTTCGTTTCCTAGTGATCTAACCTTAGATATACTCTTACGTCTACCTGCAAAATCTGTTTGGAGGTTTCGTTGCGTGTCGAAGCTTTGGTTATCAATCACTACCGATCCATGTTTCATCAAATCGTTTGGAACTACAAGACCAAGTCTTCTACTCTGTTCAATAAAATGTCACAATTTTTTTGTTACCTCGACTCCGCAACATACTCATCATAGTTCAACCAGGTCTTACTCTTCTTCTCAGACTTTTCATTGTTATCCTATGAAACTTCCAGGAGAAAAATGTTACTTCTCCAATATGGATTCTGTGCATGGCTTGATCTGCATTGAAGATGCAGACTCCAAGAAGCCCGTAGTTTGGAACCCTAGCACGAATCAATTATTACATTTACCCAAACCCAATATGAGCTCGAAACATGCAAACGTGTTCTTAGGATACGATTCAGTCGAAGGCAAACATAAAGTAGTGTGCCTTCCCTATAAAAAAACTTGCTACGTCTGCCGAGTTTTTACTTTGAGATCAGGGCAAGAATCATGGAGGACCGTCAAAACTAACCTTAAGCATAGGTGTATTGGCTATGCTTCTGGCCAATGCATCAAGGGGGTGATATATTATCTAGCCCGTAATAGTCAAACGTATGATACGGTCATAATGAGCTTTGGTGTCCTATCTGAGATATTCCGTATGATAGAACTACCTTCAGGTATTAAACAGGATGTGCTGATATCTTACGAGGGGAGATTAGCTTGTATTGATAGAAATAATAATACAAGATTGTGGATTTTGGAAGATGCAGATAAACACAAGTGGTCCTTTCAAGATTTTTTCttacctttaaatgagtgggATATGGGTGTTTCGCGTGAAGAACATAACTGGACTGCGACTCCATATCTAGATAATCGTTTCAAACTAAAAGGTTGCACTCATGCTGGTGAGTTTATTTATGTAACTTCCAGGTTCCATAAATCGTCTTATATTGTATTCTACGATCCGGTGAGAAATAGTTGTAAAATAATCAAATTCGAAGGAATCGTTGATGGGCTCACTATGCATGCTTTCCCGAATCACATTGAAAGTCTTATGTCTTTGTAA